The Chamaesiphon minutus PCC 6605 DNA window TACCAATCCATACAACACCGATAATAATACTAAATCTAATAAACTAGAGATCCCAAAAGCCAGTTTAGTATCGGCGAGGCTTTGTCTGGATTCGGCTTGCAATCGCTCTAGTGCTTTTCGTTCGACTCGAGCGCGCTCAATGAGCGATTGCCGCACCGTTTCGAGTGCTTGTTGTCCTTGCTGCGATAAGACTAGTTGTCGCGCGGGGGTTAATACCGCTGCTTGTCGCCTGTCGATCGTGGTAACTAGTTCGTCCAAATTTCGATCGATTTTCTGCTCGAAGTCGATAATTTGCTGTTTTTGGACACTCGGATCGTTGGTACCGACGCGCATTAGCGGCTGATTCAAATCGGATTTTAATTTAACTAATGATTTTAACTTATTACGGATTTGATTGATATCGATCCGGTGAGCTGCCAAATATTGAGGATTGTTGGTCAACAGATATTCGCGTTGTCCCCGTTCGACATCTTTTAATGAAGAAACCATTTGTTCCAAAATAGTGATAATTCGATCGCTGCACACCTCTGCATGGCTATTTCTAGAGATCGTTGTAATACTTTGATAAGCCAGAACAGCATTAATTGCCAATACGAAAAGAGTAGCGGCAAAGCCAATTGATACTTTACCAGATGCGATGTTTTTCATCGAAAGAGCTTTGCTGGCTATTGATTTTACTATCTAGGGATTGCGGATTGGGTTTGTCCTGACGATCGATACTTGAAATCAACTATCGATCGTCAACGATCGAACTGTAGCGATAATACCACCCGATCGCCATCTTGGTATCGAGCGGGAGATTAAGTCGGTGCAGCTAAATTGCCGCAACTATTTTACACCAGCAACATTCATAATTGACATGTGCGTCCAGGTGGCTGGATGACGATAAGTCTCACTGACTAGGGATTGGCAAGCCAGATAAAAAATATAATCGGCTAAGACCATGTGCTCGTCAGTTCCCATCAACTTATCGACGATCGACTTACATAAACCAGGCACAGCGGGGGCAAAGTGTCCGGATAATAACCAATCGATCGCTTGTCGGATCTGGGGATAATGCTTGTAGTAATTATACGGATCGTAACCGTATTCTTTAAATAAGGTTATTTCCGGAATTGCCAGTCCAAACCGAAAACAATTTTCTTCACCGACAAGTTGCTGCAACCAAGTATTAGTTTTTCCCAAACTACCGATCGAGATAACGCCATTTATAGCTGCTTTAAGTTTGCCTAAGTCGATGTCTTCGATCTTCGCTGTGGCAATTTGTTGGGTCACATCTGCTGCTGCAAACATCTGGTTGGTGAGTGCTGCCGATGCTGGTACGTAAACTACCTGCAATTTATTGCAGACATCGGGATCTGCTGCCAAAACTCGGCTTAGAGATTCGATGAGTGCGATCGTTTCTCGACGCTCGATCTCGTCCACTAGCGCGTCATTTGCATCTGCTACGCTGTCGATTTCTAAAGGTTGAGGTGCGCTCGCATCGCCAAAGATAAAGGTGCGCGGCAAGATATCGCTACTGGGATTTTGCTTGAGACGATCGAATAGATCGATGATGTGTAATATGTTTAACAGTTGGCGTTGGTGTCCGCA harbors:
- a CDS encoding glycogen/starch/alpha-glucan phosphorylase, which produces MIESINFRTEIGSSLLQTTQATLANLPRRLNAPSRNQTPNNSKTLASLPRSIERNRQRWTSDANILKLDRAPQTVTPNLNPRQQPLTGNHRLARLVTTTIGDRWMTHLEDLQQLTPLAGDPLFQLQWQAVKQTNKQAFANALQRLHGIKINVNSLFDLQLQPICGHQRQLLNILHIIDLFDRLKQNPSSDILPRTFIFGDASAPQPLEIDSVADANDALVDEIERRETIALIESLSRVLAADPDVCNKLQVVYVPASAALTNQMFAAADVTQQIATAKIEDIDLGKLKAAINGVISIGSLGKTNTWLQQLVGEENCFRFGLAIPEITLFKEYGYDPYNYYKHYPQIRQAIDWLLSGHFAPAVPGLCKSIVDKLMGTDEHMVLADYIFYLACQSLVSETYRHPATWTHMSIMNVAGVK